The sequence below is a genomic window from Oreochromis niloticus isolate F11D_XX linkage group LG3, O_niloticus_UMD_NMBU, whole genome shotgun sequence.
ACAAAGCTCCCAACACCCACAACCCATAATCCAAAAACAGCAATGCAGGAAGAAAAAGGTTCAGCAAAGTTCAGGAACCAGAGTCCCAAAAACAATGCAGAAATAGGTATCCAGTCTCAAAATCCTCACTCCCAAACTTCTTCACCCAAGCCTACTAGTCATTTTGAAGTGTATACACCCATACTTCTTCAGACCAGCACAAGTCATAATTATCCATTTCCCTCAGCATCTTCATCCAAATTCCTTTCTCATTTCCAAACCTTTTCTCCACACTCCATTCCACCATCCAAATCTCCCATCGTTGAATCCTACACAATATCATTCCTTACCCACTCTGAGAACAGCCCGTTTGAATCCAAAAGTAGCCCAAAGCAAACCAGTACACTTTTCTCTAAGCTTCAAACTATAGCTACTGTCCTGAGTAGCTCTCCTCACCGTGAGTATATCAGAAACTTTCGCCAAGACATCCCAGAAACTACTCCAACTAAAAGTCAGGGCCAAACTAGCATTACTTGGACAGATTACTCCCAATCTGAGATAGCGCCTGAGGTTTCAAGCACCTCTCCTCAACCACGGTCCCAACCCATTTTCCAAATAGGACAGAAACAAACTCCATCCTCAAAGTCTCTCTTTAACACGCTGCTCTTTACACTGAGGACTGACCAAACTCCCATACTGGAAAAGAGTCAAGTGGATTTTAAGACTGAAGCAAAGATCAGAACTACGAGCCCAGTCTTTGCTCTGCCCTCAGCCACTCCTTCCCTTTCCGCTTCAGCATTTTCCCACCTTTTTGACTCTTcatctttctcctcctccaatACTTTGCCCACTGCTGCAGCAGTTAATGATAGGTCTACCAATTCTCCACATCCTTCTGGAGGTTCAAGCCTTGTAACTATGCGTCCATCCATTAGGTCTACATTTGTCATCCCTTCTTCTTTCTTCACGAGAAACCAACCGACAACATCACCAACTCGTTCTGCTCTCCACTCCCCTTCTCCAATCTCCAGCCCCCCTTATTTGTCATCTTCCCAACCTACCCCCACTTCCCCACAGCCATCCTCCTTTGCCTCTTCTACCATACCGTATTTATATACCTCTAACAATCCATCATCAGATGTCTTGTTTACTCCAGCTCCCTTGCCTACCTTTACCTCTTCCCAGTGCATCACAAATTCAACAAATTCTtcaatttcttttgtttcttctaCCACTTCATCTAGCTCGACCTCAGCAACTTCTTCCTCCTATCAAGGTACCTCTTCTTTTTATATCCCATCTGTCACCTTCCCGCCTACTGCCCAGTCTACCTCCCTTCACCCAGGACCCTCTCCAGCTCCCCGTCGCTCTTTGTACAACTTCTCCATGCCCTCACCTTCCCAGAAACATACTGAAGGCCACACTGCATCATCTGATCCTGATCCAAGTATACACCAACCAACACCAAGAACAAACATTCATCCAAACCCCAAACCCCATCCTAACATCAAGGAAAATCTTGGCCACGAGTTGAAACCAAACCTTCCGAACACTGATGCTAAACATCCCTCCAGTCCACCTGCAACTCCAGACAAGGAAGGTAAATATCCAGACATATCCAGACACAGTGCCTGGGAGCTGGGCATGCTGCTGGGCAGCTCAGCTGGTTTGGGTATGGTACTGGTGGTTGGAATAAGGTACATGTACCGCCAGGTCTGTGGAAAACGGACACAGGTGACCCTCAACGACCGGGAGAGAGAGTATGGGAGAGGAGAGATAGGACTGATCCACGTTCAGGAGTGTGGAGATTTGGTTAGAGTCCGAAAAATCAGAGAGAACAGTTTAGTGCTTCTGGCAGAGTATGATGTACTGTCACCACCTGGAGAGAGAAATGCAGGTTGCCAACAAAGATGCTAGATACCAAAACCTTTTAAGGAACAAGAATAATCTCTCTGATTAACTCTTCCattgtttggtgttttttttttttatttctacctAAAACAATCTGCATAGATTTAATCAAAAACAGCTCCCTACCTATAAAAGGCAACAAAAACTTAAGAATGACACATAAAAACATCTGTTTAGCATTAGTGGCTGCTTCATTTGATTATGTAAATTCAATTATTCAAATGATTAGTTTGATTGTTGTCAATAAAAGCTGCTTAACTTAGGCCTAATCACACAAGCCTAGATACTGATTGGGGAAAAATGTGCAAAGTGCAACAAGGGTGCTGGACtaaaaaacctccttgtgattgctttggttacTAGGAGATTACATTACAGGCAACAATGGTAAACCAAATCAACCAGAAACTTTATACTGAACATGAgcactaaggctacgtccacactaatgcattttcttttcaaaacgcatcgttttctctccgttttggccccccgtccacactgagacggcgctttcctcaaggaaaaaacgcagcgttttgaaaatgctctagaaaacgcatacatttcaaaactgaGCTGTCCTGTCGCAGTGGGGACACAcgaaaacgcagactttctaaaacgatgacgtattttagtcatgtgatgcagtcatgtgaccaaataaacaaagatagcggagtgcattatacagcggttgttttgattgctctcaattttgacagccctaaaaaagatgaatatgagtttgtacatgctccagatagcttttcttcaaattctttaattctcactcggttttgcgcatgcgcaggactggaacATACGCGTTTTCatccgtttcaatgtggacgcacaactctgtgaaaacgactgaaaacgctagtgtggacgtggagcgttttcagatgaaaacgcagttttcaaatctatccggccTAGTGTGGATGTAGCCTAAGAGAACTTTCTTACCACAAGGTTCAGTCACCTTATCATACACtcattcaaagtgctttaattCTATGCCCAGGGACTTTGAACCAAATGCTTACAATGGCTGCAGCAAGGGCTTGTCAGTGATGATTCAGTGGAGTTTGGAGAAACCAGGGATTAAACCATGGACCTTCTCAGCTACGTTTTAGATTAGTTACACCTTTTGACAAATGCAGTATTGGCTGTATACCTCAGTAACTGTGACAGGTTTGTTTAGTGACAAAATACATTTGTAAACACAGTTTATACACAACACAAGGGTAAAACCACCCTGAAATACAATATCAGAAACTGTATTTGGACCTAGCTTTCTCAAAATGCTAATATGTTCGCTGCTTTTTAGCTGATACTAGCTAATGCATTAGCAATATTTTTAGCCCTGATAGCATACATATAGAGCCAGTCAGTTGTGAAATTTTCTTTCTCCTTCCAGAGTTTCAGTAAAAGTAACTATTGTTTGAAATTCATTAGCTCCAAAACCAACAGGACTTTCACCTGTGACAGCACAGCAATGCAGATACCCCAGTGCATGCGTATAAATGCAGATATTGTCGTCTACTGCAGCGTAGGCTCCACAGGGATGACTATGAAATGAGCTTCAAGGATAAAACTGTGGCCAGTCAGTCAGTTGCTGAAAGAGATATTCTGACACCTCTTGCCCAGATCGCTTCTTCATTAGTTTTAAACAAGCAGGGTCTCCAGAGGTCCTTTCAGGTTCTGTTGAGCTGATAAACCTTTGGTCCCAGACAAAATGGAGTTTGGCTGTCACAAAAGTGGCTGTAAATGTTCACGATCTTCCACAGATTATTTAAGCCAGCCGAGCACATTAATAGATTCCATAGACAAAAGCACACACTGGTACACTTTCTCGGAAGGATCAGCAAGAGCACACACTCTTATGTTCTTCAGAATAAAATATTCTTGGCTAAATCTTTCTATCTCCAACATAATTAGAAGAATAAAGCTACAGTCTGTGTAGGAAGTTAACAGAGAAGAATAGGGAGACATACACCTTTTGGTGGATGCTGTTTAGTATGTTTTCTGCATGCATGTGTAAATATAACACAGTATATTGTTACGACTGTTGTCGTGATTTTATCTGATATGCAAATCTGAGTGTGCAGGTGCCTCTCCGGATCGTACCGATTGGCTAATGACCAGGAGGCAGCATTTAAGAAGACACCGCCATGGACGGCCAGGTATCCATCCTCGGCCCATCCCAACTGGCAACTGTGTGTTCCCTGTCTAGTAATGTCTGTTTAATGCAGGAGTATGTGGGGGTGGACTGCCTTTTTGTTTGAttagttttctcctgtttttgttagGGAGGTAAGT
It includes:
- the reeld1 gene encoding flocculation protein FLO11; this translates as MLSTLHCLGVCAVLFLLAPPTTSFSGGASHASCQEIIPGHIRAHSQDPQHRYVTIRTSASSYLPGQFITVTVRSSRDFMGFLLQARSSEGTFSNSGGSFGVMPRPKTRAGSGARKSRRGSPVLVGGSWILTPPGTHTLCCLSEGDTVTHSDKQLKRNLSFVWRAPDSPVGDIRFYITVVQSYFVYWAGIESGLVRDASRRLWSGSNTTRVNGVSAIFALLQDKVTALPKYLQNDSQTPLGSFSAVTEEAQIDPVPQPKDPKTSSPLTASFSSAAGMKTTTISSSKNTVQTLSSPLLVPVIPLKEKELPKFILPDPKSPNTPEIEDTTTSRAISSTNHSFHNTKLPTPTTHNPKTAMQEEKGSAKFRNQSPKNNAEIGIQSQNPHSQTSSPKPTSHFEVYTPILLQTSTSHNYPFPSASSSKFLSHFQTFSPHSIPPSKSPIVESYTISFLTHSENSPFESKSSPKQTSTLFSKLQTIATVLSSSPHREYIRNFRQDIPETTPTKSQGQTSITWTDYSQSEIAPEVSSTSPQPRSQPIFQIGQKQTPSSKSLFNTLLFTLRTDQTPILEKSQVDFKTEAKIRTTSPVFALPSATPSLSASAFSHLFDSSSFSSSNTLPTAAAVNDRSTNSPHPSGGSSLVTMRPSIRSTFVIPSSFFTRNQPTTSPTRSALHSPSPISSPPYLSSSQPTPTSPQPSSFASSTIPYLYTSNNPSSDVLFTPAPLPTFTSSQCITNSTNSSISFVSSTTSSSSTSATSSSYQGTSSFYIPSVTFPPTAQSTSLHPGPSPAPRRSLYNFSMPSPSQKHTEGHTASSDPDPSIHQPTPRTNIHPNPKPHPNIKENLGHELKPNLPNTDAKHPSSPPATPDKEGKYPDISRHSAWELGMLLGSSAGLGMVLVVGIRYMYRQVCGKRTQVTLNDREREYGRGEIGLIHVQECGDLVRVRKIRENSLVLLAEYDVLSPPGERNAGCQQRC